The proteins below come from a single Halobacillus salinarum genomic window:
- a CDS encoding sugar phosphate isomerase/epimerase family protein, which translates to MKVGCHLFPWNEQLAGGKLLQEEGKSILSWIRQQGFNGIETGAPMVPSGQEEETARLLKGEGLELEALHIGVPYFTKEFKDDMIQEAAKQIQRVSVTGAKRMLFSTWGEERKRDEEITKLADHISNLARLAHKHGMEFHYHNHNHEFIENERVIRRLLTETSATEVSFALDIGWVYRAGIDPLGFYNEFSDRIHYLHLRDVLRDQFIEIGRGEIEFHNLLAAFKATKGNKSVMVEMELGTDYGGSCETAEGITSVAFENLYKIL; encoded by the coding sequence ATGAAGGTTGGGTGTCATTTGTTTCCGTGGAATGAACAATTAGCTGGTGGAAAACTGCTTCAAGAGGAAGGGAAAAGCATTCTCAGCTGGATTAGACAACAAGGATTTAATGGAATCGAAACAGGTGCTCCTATGGTTCCTTCAGGGCAAGAGGAAGAAACTGCCCGGCTCTTGAAGGGAGAAGGGCTTGAGCTTGAAGCCTTACATATCGGAGTGCCATATTTCACTAAGGAATTCAAGGATGACATGATTCAGGAGGCTGCGAAACAAATCCAAAGAGTTTCAGTCACAGGTGCTAAACGTATGCTTTTTAGTACGTGGGGGGAAGAACGGAAAAGGGACGAAGAAATCACGAAGCTTGCTGACCATATATCCAATCTTGCCCGTTTGGCACATAAACATGGGATGGAATTTCACTACCACAATCATAATCATGAATTTATTGAGAATGAACGTGTCATTCGCCGTCTGCTTACAGAAACTTCTGCTACAGAAGTATCCTTTGCTCTTGATATAGGATGGGTGTACCGAGCAGGGATAGATCCGCTTGGTTTTTATAACGAATTTTCCGACCGCATTCATTATCTGCATCTGCGTGATGTTCTTAGAGATCAGTTCATCGAGATAGGAAGAGGAGAAATTGAATTTCACAACCTGCTAGCTGCTTTCAAAGCTACTAAAGGTAACAAGTCTGTCATGGTAGAAATGGAGCTGGGAACTGATTATGGAGGCAGTTGTGAAACAGCCGAGGGAATTACTTCGGTTGCTTTTGAAAACCTTTACAAAATTTTGTGA
- a CDS encoding (Fe-S)-binding protein: MKVSIFITCVCDIISSDVGKNTVELLERFGCEVDFPELQTCCGQPAYNSGYEKKSKEAMIQMMKAFKDSEYVVAPSGSCVAMLHEYPHVFASEPEWKEAAEDLASKSYELTQFFVDVLEVVDVGSKFQGSATLHPSCHMTRLLGVRQAPQLMLEQVKGLELIELPLKEDCCGFGGTFAVKNAAISEEMVKEKACHVVETKADYLIGGDMGCLMNIGGRLSRDEQPVKVVHISEILNTY, from the coding sequence ATGAAAGTTTCTATTTTTATTACGTGTGTATGCGACATCATTTCGAGTGATGTTGGAAAAAACACGGTGGAGTTATTGGAGCGATTTGGTTGTGAAGTAGATTTTCCAGAGCTTCAAACGTGCTGTGGACAGCCGGCTTACAACAGTGGCTATGAGAAAAAATCTAAAGAAGCAATGATACAAATGATGAAGGCTTTTAAGGATTCTGAATATGTTGTTGCTCCATCGGGCTCTTGTGTAGCCATGCTGCATGAATACCCTCATGTATTTGCTTCTGAACCCGAATGGAAGGAAGCGGCAGAGGATTTGGCGTCAAAGTCGTATGAGCTTACGCAATTTTTTGTCGACGTGTTGGAGGTGGTCGATGTAGGATCGAAATTTCAAGGGAGCGCAACGCTGCACCCTTCCTGCCACATGACCCGTCTTCTTGGTGTTAGACAAGCCCCGCAGCTGATGCTTGAGCAGGTGAAGGGTCTTGAGTTAATCGAGCTGCCTTTGAAAGAAGACTGCTGCGGATTTGGGGGAACCTTTGCTGTAAAAAATGCCGCTATTTCTGAAGAGATGGTCAAAGAAAAAGCCTGCCACGTTGTCGAGACAAAGGCAGATTATTTAATTGGAGGAGACATGGGCTGCCTGATGAATATCGGGGGAAGATTAAGCCGTGACGAGCAGCCGGTTAAAGTCGTTCATATTTCAGAAATTTTGAATACTTACTAA
- a CDS encoding sugar phosphate isomerase/epimerase family protein, producing MNIGFLTNSLVEQGLDDINKISEWAAVEGFECLEVGPNVPFSNLEQVIKEGNINIAALTYCRNFLSSDDSEAEAHQKELIYRIKKAGELNIPMVVTSTGIADVVPSQEDAINAIRTMPEASLDKVARLFEKVLRTAEKENVKIAFENCPLMGNIAISPKTLRLLFEKLNSSQAGLAYDPSHFVWQFIDPYLPIAEFGDRIFHVHAKDTEINRDDLNNSGILTDFSWWDYRLPGLGELNWSKLFQELTKSGYHGVISIEHEDPVWSGNLERTKEALVFSKNYIEYITSK from the coding sequence ATGAATATCGGCTTTCTAACGAATTCGTTAGTAGAACAAGGATTGGATGATATTAATAAAATTAGTGAATGGGCGGCTGTTGAAGGGTTTGAATGCCTTGAAGTAGGACCCAATGTACCTTTTTCCAATTTAGAACAGGTCATTAAAGAAGGAAATATTAACATAGCAGCACTTACTTATTGCAGGAATTTTTTAAGCAGCGATGATTCGGAAGCTGAGGCTCATCAAAAAGAGTTAATTTACCGGATCAAAAAAGCAGGAGAACTGAACATCCCGATGGTAGTGACTTCAACTGGCATAGCGGATGTAGTTCCTTCACAGGAAGACGCAATCAATGCTATCCGAACAATGCCGGAAGCCAGTTTAGATAAAGTAGCCCGTCTTTTTGAAAAAGTGCTCAGGACGGCGGAGAAAGAAAATGTCAAAATTGCCTTTGAAAACTGTCCGCTCATGGGGAATATCGCGATCTCTCCTAAAACGCTGCGCTTATTGTTTGAAAAATTGAATTCTTCCCAAGCGGGGCTCGCCTATGATCCTTCTCATTTTGTGTGGCAGTTCATCGATCCCTACCTGCCGATTGCAGAATTTGGGGATCGCATCTTTCATGTCCACGCGAAGGACACAGAAATTAACCGTGATGATTTAAACAATTCTGGAATTCTTACTGATTTCAGCTGGTGGGATTATCGTCTGCCTGGGTTAGGTGAACTGAATTGGTCAAAACTGTTTCAGGAGCTGACAAAGAGCGGTTATCATGGTGTTATTAGTATTGAACATGAAGATCCAGTGTGGAGTGGAAACTTGGAAAGAACAAAGGAAGCACTCGTTTTTTCCAAAAACTACATTGAATATATTACAAGTAAATAA
- a CDS encoding ROK family transcriptional regulator, translating into MPFIGQNTLRTKQLNRSLVFQSLLRFETPSRQEIASFTQLTPATITNIIAAFKEEGIVVERGSVEKKQRGAGRKTVLLDVNENSRLVAGVHVRSDRVELGIVSLKGNVLETSEFSIPQEINEEDFLQLLVEKLTSFLAAHRSLDVSAIGVGAAGLIDFENGLLLEAEQLGWKEVALVQVLQHHMDVPVFLDHHVRGMALAEKLYGSCKNETDYLCVFIGQGIGSGLCLKDEIYRSNKTGAGELGHMVYQPDGIPCWCGNKGCLEGYASEEAVRLKLNARSIDEVVTACKQEDEAAWKAVQQAGSQIGTALVSFVNMVHVNRIVIGGKLAGTELPLLETIHRHVNEHSFLAKKREIQIESTSLGSNLGVIGAASIALLYGVISAATNYSRG; encoded by the coding sequence ATGCCATTCATTGGACAGAATACTTTACGAACAAAACAATTGAATAGATCGCTCGTTTTTCAAAGTCTGCTTCGGTTTGAAACCCCTTCAAGGCAGGAGATTGCTTCGTTTACTCAACTGACTCCTGCAACGATTACAAATATTATTGCTGCATTTAAGGAAGAAGGTATTGTCGTTGAACGGGGCAGCGTAGAGAAAAAGCAAAGAGGTGCCGGCAGGAAGACAGTATTGTTGGATGTAAACGAAAATTCCCGGTTGGTCGCTGGGGTGCATGTTCGAAGTGACCGCGTGGAGTTAGGGATTGTTTCCTTAAAAGGGAACGTTTTGGAAACTTCTGAGTTTTCGATTCCTCAAGAAATTAACGAGGAAGATTTTTTACAGCTGCTCGTCGAAAAGCTGACTTCTTTCCTGGCTGCCCATCGCTCGTTGGATGTATCGGCAATTGGTGTCGGAGCAGCAGGCCTTATCGATTTTGAAAACGGTCTTTTATTAGAAGCAGAGCAGCTTGGCTGGAAAGAAGTTGCTTTGGTGCAAGTGCTTCAGCACCATATGGATGTTCCGGTGTTCCTCGATCATCACGTCAGAGGAATGGCTTTAGCTGAAAAATTGTACGGATCCTGTAAAAACGAGACCGATTACTTGTGTGTGTTTATCGGTCAGGGGATTGGTTCTGGATTATGTCTTAAGGATGAAATTTACCGCAGTAACAAGACAGGGGCAGGAGAACTCGGCCATATGGTTTACCAGCCGGATGGCATCCCCTGCTGGTGTGGGAATAAAGGCTGCTTGGAAGGATATGCTTCCGAGGAAGCTGTAAGGCTGAAGCTGAATGCGAGATCGATTGATGAAGTAGTAACGGCGTGTAAACAGGAGGACGAAGCTGCATGGAAAGCTGTTCAGCAAGCAGGCAGTCAAATTGGTACGGCGCTCGTATCCTTCGTTAATATGGTTCATGTAAACCGGATTGTTATTGGAGGAAAACTGGCTGGCACTGAACTGCCTCTGTTAGAGACCATCCATCGGCATGTCAATGAACATTCCTTTCTTGCTAAAAAGCGTGAGATCCAGATCGAGTCGACTTCGCTTGGCAGCAACCTTGGAGTTATAGGAGCAGCAAGTATTGCCTTATTGTATGGAGTTATTTCTGCAGCGACTAATTACTCAAGAGGGTGA
- a CDS encoding AAA family ATPase — translation MTQQTFLYQPRIADVLKNINQVMIGKEEAALLSVVALLAKGHVLLEDVPGVGKTMLVRTLAKSLDCEFKRIQFTPDLLPSDVTGVSIYNPKKLEFEFRPGPILGNIVLADEINRTSPKTQSALLEGMEETSITVDGEGIPLSDPFFVMATQNPIEYEGTYPLPEAQLDRFLLKLKMGYPSPKQEMEMLARTSEGHPINEIRAVMTKDELIGIQKEVDKVYVDQTVNRYIVEIVKGTREHKGVYLGVSPRGSISLMKAAKAYAFIHDRDYVVPDDVKYLAPYVLSHRMILTSEARFEGATEEFIIEELLSRTTVPVSRNIGK, via the coding sequence ATGACTCAGCAAACATTTTTGTATCAACCGAGGATCGCAGACGTCTTGAAAAATATTAACCAAGTAATGATAGGGAAAGAAGAAGCGGCTCTTCTCAGCGTCGTTGCCCTTCTAGCCAAAGGTCATGTGCTTTTAGAGGACGTTCCAGGTGTAGGAAAAACCATGCTCGTACGTACACTGGCTAAATCCCTGGATTGTGAGTTTAAACGAATTCAATTTACACCAGATCTTTTACCTTCAGACGTAACTGGTGTGTCGATATATAACCCGAAAAAGCTGGAGTTTGAATTTCGTCCTGGTCCAATATTAGGGAATATAGTCCTGGCCGATGAAATTAACCGCACCTCACCAAAGACCCAGTCCGCTTTGTTAGAAGGAATGGAAGAGACAAGCATTACTGTCGACGGAGAAGGAATTCCACTAAGCGATCCTTTCTTCGTAATGGCAACCCAAAACCCGATTGAGTATGAGGGGACTTATCCTTTACCGGAAGCCCAGCTTGACCGTTTTCTTTTAAAATTGAAAATGGGGTATCCATCGCCAAAACAGGAGATGGAGATGCTGGCACGAACTTCTGAAGGTCATCCAATTAATGAAATTCGAGCAGTTATGACAAAAGATGAATTAATTGGTATTCAAAAAGAAGTTGATAAAGTATATGTGGACCAAACTGTTAATCGTTATATCGTAGAGATTGTAAAAGGAACGAGAGAACATAAAGGTGTCTACCTTGGAGTGAGTCCTCGTGGATCCATATCATTGATGAAAGCGGCCAAGGCTTATGCTTTTATTCATGATCGTGATTATGTCGTACCGGATGATGTGAAGTATTTGGCTCCGTATGTACTTTCTCATCGGATGATTTTAACTTCAGAAGCCAGGTTTGAAGGGGCGACAGAAGAATTTATTATCGAAGAGCTGTTATCAAGAACGACAGTCCCAGTCTCTAGGAACATTGGAAAATGA
- a CDS encoding Gfo/Idh/MocA family protein: MNEKRGIQLRIGIVGTGRTIGVASDHLKGIQAVPEWELAAVYDIVMENAELWVNQHGLSKEVICESLEELMGKVDAVTICTDNRSHGAIAREAFKHNLPVLCEKPLSINYEESLKLAEEAELAGVVNYMGMQYRYHPYAQLIKEQIDQGELGEVFSYRHKIGGGRIGNPNVGLEWRMKKETSGAGAIADFGIHQIDLLKYFLEEQFGPIREVQAELGTYIEKRQVNEQEVGEVTNDDLSVMILRMTNGALVTLNNSRLLPQEGDGLEIVGTKAALSMDQEGRVFLRKRKDDNSWAAEKEMLEFQEKHKFPGLARGRQYQEFYEAITEGKAYKLSFAYAAEAARIIDAGLESSQSGKRIHVSK, from the coding sequence GTGAATGAGAAAAGAGGGATCCAATTGCGAATTGGGATTGTAGGAACCGGACGTACGATTGGAGTTGCTTCCGACCACTTAAAGGGGATTCAAGCAGTACCTGAGTGGGAGCTCGCTGCAGTATATGACATCGTCATGGAAAATGCGGAGCTGTGGGTCAATCAGCACGGGCTATCTAAGGAAGTGATCTGTGAAAGTCTTGAAGAGTTAATGGGAAAAGTAGACGCCGTTACGATTTGTACAGATAATCGATCACACGGAGCCATAGCGAGAGAAGCGTTTAAACACAACCTGCCCGTGCTTTGCGAGAAACCCTTGTCAATCAATTATGAAGAATCGTTAAAACTTGCTGAAGAAGCTGAGCTGGCAGGAGTGGTTAATTACATGGGCATGCAGTACCGTTATCATCCCTATGCCCAGCTCATTAAAGAGCAAATAGATCAGGGTGAACTAGGAGAAGTCTTTTCTTACCGTCACAAAATCGGCGGCGGGAGAATCGGCAACCCAAACGTGGGGTTAGAGTGGAGAATGAAAAAAGAAACTTCTGGAGCTGGGGCCATTGCTGATTTTGGTATTCATCAGATTGATTTGCTGAAGTACTTTTTGGAGGAGCAGTTCGGACCGATCAGGGAAGTCCAGGCAGAACTGGGTACTTATATTGAAAAACGCCAAGTCAACGAACAAGAAGTCGGTGAGGTTACGAATGATGATTTATCGGTGATGATCCTACGCATGACCAATGGCGCACTCGTTACTTTAAATAATTCCCGTCTTCTTCCCCAAGAAGGAGACGGACTGGAGATTGTTGGAACGAAAGCAGCTCTATCTATGGATCAGGAAGGACGCGTATTCCTTAGAAAGAGAAAAGATGATAACTCGTGGGCAGCGGAGAAGGAAATGCTAGAGTTTCAGGAGAAGCACAAATTTCCTGGACTTGCCCGGGGCAGACAATATCAGGAATTCTATGAAGCGATTACGGAAGGGAAAGCTTATAAGCTATCTTTTGCTTATGCTGCTGAAGCTGCAAGAATCATCGATGCTGGGCTTGAGTCAAGTCAGTCAGGAAAACGCATTCATGTTTCAAAATAA
- a CDS encoding DUF58 domain-containing protein encodes MRYSTQFIVKLSIVIILFVTLFSYAMFQGGFVSWFLFYGFLPFLIYMACLLVYPIHQWEVERHLSKSVATGGETIDVEVTLTRNFPFPLYYCVIEEYFPDSLKRKDTHLEKFRHMDKPEDLKEQRRVTLVSFPWFKKKIEYSYSLERVPRGEHDLKSIRVKTGDFFGFVKREFVYETEQKLLVFPYKRKLNMIEMVYSFEQGASPSFRLNEKNSNVVTGVRDYMPGDKFAWIDWKTTAKKNEMMTKEFEQEKSADILVILDAVYHPSMNPLAFEGAVEFTASLLDELHKQSSQLAFMTLGDGKQFFPFQQDYKHKQMIQRQLAKIRPLGRVPFAQQLDRERTQLPSGMITMIISHHLDAQTEQALHKLAQKSRKLLFFYLRPQSQMSFQDHQLIKALKHRGVVVNVLSEEHLIQEEFGVNT; translated from the coding sequence ATGAGGTACTCCACTCAATTTATTGTGAAGCTTTCGATCGTAATCATCCTTTTTGTCACCTTGTTTTCGTATGCCATGTTTCAAGGCGGGTTTGTCAGCTGGTTTCTCTTTTATGGGTTCCTGCCTTTCCTCATTTATATGGCTTGCCTGCTCGTTTATCCAATTCATCAATGGGAAGTGGAACGCCACCTGTCCAAAAGTGTAGCAACTGGCGGAGAAACCATTGATGTGGAAGTGACTTTGACGAGGAATTTTCCGTTTCCACTCTATTATTGTGTAATAGAAGAATACTTTCCTGATTCGTTGAAAAGGAAAGATACCCACCTTGAAAAATTTCGTCATATGGACAAGCCTGAGGATTTGAAGGAGCAAAGAAGGGTAACGCTCGTTTCATTTCCATGGTTCAAAAAGAAAATCGAGTATTCCTATTCATTGGAACGGGTGCCTCGGGGCGAACATGATTTAAAATCCATCCGGGTAAAAACCGGGGATTTTTTTGGATTTGTAAAAAGGGAATTCGTATATGAGACTGAGCAAAAACTGCTCGTGTTTCCTTATAAACGCAAGCTCAATATGATAGAAATGGTGTACAGCTTTGAGCAGGGAGCAAGTCCTTCCTTTCGGTTAAACGAAAAAAACAGCAACGTGGTGACCGGGGTAAGAGATTACATGCCGGGAGATAAGTTTGCCTGGATCGACTGGAAGACAACTGCTAAAAAGAATGAGATGATGACGAAGGAATTTGAACAAGAGAAAAGCGCTGATATATTAGTCATTTTAGATGCTGTTTATCATCCTTCCATGAACCCTCTAGCTTTTGAGGGAGCTGTTGAATTTACTGCTTCTTTGTTAGATGAGCTCCATAAACAGTCGTCACAGCTGGCTTTTATGACTTTGGGAGATGGAAAGCAGTTCTTTCCCTTTCAGCAGGATTACAAACATAAACAAATGATCCAGCGTCAACTCGCCAAAATCCGACCGCTTGGCCGTGTGCCATTTGCCCAGCAACTGGACCGGGAGCGTACCCAGCTGCCGAGCGGCATGATCACGATGATCATCAGTCATCATTTAGATGCCCAAACAGAGCAGGCTCTTCATAAACTTGCACAGAAATCCAGAAAGCTGCTGTTCTTTTATCTCCGCCCGCAGAGCCAGATGAGCTTTCAGGACCATCAGCTGATTAAAGCTTTGAAACACCGTGGAGTTGTAGTGAATGTGCTTTCGGAGGAACACTTAATTCAAGAAGAGTTTGGGGTGAACACCTAA
- a CDS encoding FadR/GntR family transcriptional regulator: MEYKPIRPKKIYEQVTDSLLYMLKSGQIKPGDKLESVEKLSERFDVGRSAIREALSALRAMGVLEMRQGEGTFVKTYDPSRFSLPISVAFLMKRENIKELLEVRKILEVGAVHSAALNRTEEDIVKMKAALKAMKAAKGSGELGEKADLDFHLAVAKAAQNHMLYNLMNSVSEIMIETMRETRKLWMMSEERTFTLYEEHRLIFEAVKGNEASEAQKLMHEHLRHVEEALAGYLDV, from the coding sequence ATGGAGTATAAACCGATCCGACCTAAGAAAATTTATGAACAAGTGACAGATTCTTTACTGTACATGCTTAAATCTGGACAAATTAAGCCTGGCGATAAGCTGGAATCTGTAGAAAAGCTTTCGGAAAGATTTGATGTAGGACGCTCTGCCATTCGTGAGGCACTCAGTGCGTTAAGAGCGATGGGTGTACTTGAAATGCGCCAAGGTGAAGGAACTTTTGTGAAAACGTATGACCCATCCAGGTTTTCTTTGCCGATTTCGGTTGCTTTCTTAATGAAGAGAGAGAACATCAAGGAACTGCTGGAAGTAAGAAAGATTTTGGAAGTAGGTGCGGTTCATTCTGCTGCTTTGAATCGAACAGAGGAAGATATAGTCAAAATGAAAGCAGCGCTAAAAGCGATGAAAGCAGCTAAAGGAAGCGGCGAATTAGGAGAAAAAGCTGACCTTGATTTTCATTTGGCAGTCGCTAAAGCTGCGCAAAACCATATGCTCTATAATTTGATGAATAGTGTTTCCGAAATCATGATAGAAACGATGAGAGAAACGCGTAAACTTTGGATGATGTCTGAAGAGCGGACATTTACTCTGTATGAGGAACACCGGCTGATTTTTGAAGCGGTCAAGGGAAATGAGGCAAGCGAAGCTCAAAAACTTATGCATGAGCATTTAAGACATGTGGAAGAGGCACTGGCAGGATATTTAGATGTATAA
- a CDS encoding LutB/LldF family L-lactate oxidation iron-sulfur protein, translating into MAIRINDASYKERIQKGIENDFMRGAVSSAQGRFRSGRLNAAEELGNWEDWRTLGEEIRTHTLQNLDYYLQQLSDQVAKRGGHVFFAQTAEEANQYIQEVVQKKEKKKVVKSKSMVTEEIGLNEALEEIGSEVVETDLGEWILQLDEDPPSHIVTPALHKNKEQIRETFTKKKGYDKSEIPEELASFAREQLRKEFLSADVGITGCNFAVAESGAVTFVTNEGNARLVTSLPETQISVMGMERLVPTWEELDVLVSLLTRAAVGQKLTSYVTSITGTKLENEVDGPEEYHLVIVDNGRSKILGTEFQSALHCIRCAACINVCPVYRHVGGHAYGSVYPGPIGAVLTPLLDGYEDHKELPYASSLCAACTEACPVKIPLHEQLIRHRQIIVEKEKMAPKGEQLMMGGFAKWASNPAAYKLSTKMAGAALKPWTRDEKITNGPGPLKGWTDSRDFPAPGKQSFRSWFKQRKKGVDRNDNN; encoded by the coding sequence TTGGCTATAAGAATCAATGATGCTTCGTATAAAGAACGAATTCAGAAGGGAATTGAAAATGATTTTATGCGCGGAGCCGTTTCCTCTGCACAAGGCCGCTTTCGAAGCGGAAGATTAAACGCTGCAGAAGAACTTGGCAATTGGGAAGATTGGCGGACATTAGGGGAAGAAATTCGTACACATACGCTGCAGAACCTTGATTACTATTTACAGCAGTTAAGCGACCAAGTTGCCAAGCGGGGCGGGCACGTATTTTTTGCCCAGACGGCTGAAGAAGCCAATCAATATATACAAGAAGTCGTCCAAAAGAAGGAAAAGAAAAAAGTGGTCAAGTCGAAATCGATGGTTACAGAAGAAATTGGACTTAATGAGGCATTGGAGGAAATCGGCAGTGAAGTGGTCGAGACGGACCTTGGGGAATGGATTTTGCAGCTGGATGAAGATCCTCCATCTCATATCGTAACCCCTGCGCTTCATAAAAACAAAGAACAGATTCGGGAGACGTTTACAAAGAAAAAAGGCTATGATAAATCAGAAATACCTGAAGAGCTGGCTTCATTTGCAAGAGAGCAGTTAAGAAAAGAATTTCTTTCTGCTGATGTAGGCATTACAGGATGCAATTTTGCGGTTGCGGAGTCAGGGGCAGTCACGTTTGTAACAAATGAAGGGAATGCAAGGCTTGTCACATCGCTTCCGGAAACGCAGATTTCTGTTATGGGGATGGAAAGGCTCGTGCCTACCTGGGAGGAGCTTGATGTGCTCGTCAGTCTTTTGACCCGTGCAGCGGTTGGGCAAAAGCTGACAAGCTATGTAACATCCATTACGGGAACGAAATTAGAAAATGAAGTCGACGGGCCGGAAGAGTACCATCTTGTCATCGTTGATAATGGACGATCCAAAATTTTAGGTACTGAATTTCAATCCGCCCTTCATTGTATACGGTGTGCAGCCTGTATCAATGTCTGTCCGGTTTATCGTCATGTCGGCGGACATGCCTATGGCTCGGTTTATCCCGGACCAATAGGAGCTGTGCTCACTCCGCTCCTTGACGGATATGAGGATCATAAAGAGCTTCCATACGCCTCTTCATTATGCGCGGCTTGTACTGAAGCGTGCCCAGTAAAAATACCGCTTCACGAACAGCTCATCCGTCATCGTCAGATTATCGTGGAAAAAGAGAAGATGGCTCCAAAAGGCGAGCAGCTGATGATGGGCGGCTTTGCAAAATGGGCCTCCAATCCTGCGGCCTATAAACTGAGTACTAAGATGGCTGGGGCAGCGCTGAAACCGTGGACAAGGGATGAAAAAATCACTAATGGTCCCGGCCCCTTGAAAGGCTGGACCGATTCAAGGGATTTTCCTGCCCCTGGTAAGCAATCGTTTCGGAGTTGGTTCAAACAACGGAAGAAAGGGGTTGACCGGAATGACAATAACTAA